Proteins from a genomic interval of Chroococcidiopsis thermalis PCC 7203:
- a CDS encoding methyl-accepting chemotaxis protein: MNSSDLGLPSAPNNAAPPPSSNANRSTKKGLSLRLKTTLAAVAIGTLPVVVTGIAANLIAANMLDAQIELAKQEETVAMMDKVERFLFERYGDIQALSNLPILRNEKVKQVVSLKDRSQVLTNYAVTYEVYDNVAFIDLNGNNILVSQGAKLGNHKSADYFQSVLATGKRFISQPRVAPSTGKTVIYLAAPVRDSVTNKIIGVVRTQMPVRFLDALVKSYGENDRTYHLVDKAGKVFVTNDGTETLGMDAAEHLTPFPQLRQVRKAAPTESYEPLEKRYVVGGYAPFEATQGLPDLGWDGFILSDRNVAFAVNNRLAQIFAFGTLAAAIAVSAIAVLLVNRSLQPIEAATKTVQKLGAGDLDVRLAVKGSDELAMLGANINQMADQIQDLLENLKGTAEIKQLKEAIEQESHVLQSDVSHLLDAVAALESGDLTVQAPVSDRATGLVADTLNRLIEELARIMATVLSTAQQVTQGSTELEQLAAVTAQQAQQQAHSVNAVQASVVTFSDLSQQTAQQALASDQAVQQAQIAVTQGQEEMVKLTEEIKVLHSGTEQIVKRAQILTNFVTSAAQFAKDQKRVAALTRVLALNASMIAARASGQQDPDQFASVAREFETIATQVNDLAVQTNQGLLMLQQQAAQIQTVVSGINQDVQGISHSVNQFVGSVEQSQYVFELIKDVTDRVAQVGQQVTASSQAIAAEAQTTLRSIEEIATVAAKTEQQSSFTQEQAGLIDNMARTLLEKVSFFRISEEVQGAGSREQGAV; this comes from the coding sequence ATGAATTCATCAGACCTCGGCTTGCCATCTGCTCCTAACAATGCAGCTCCACCACCTTCAAGTAATGCCAACCGCTCTACCAAAAAAGGGTTGAGTTTGCGTTTAAAAACCACTTTGGCAGCAGTAGCAATTGGTACGCTGCCTGTAGTCGTTACTGGGATCGCAGCTAATCTCATCGCAGCTAACATGTTAGACGCGCAAATTGAGCTTGCCAAGCAGGAAGAAACTGTAGCAATGATGGACAAAGTTGAACGTTTTCTGTTTGAGCGTTACGGCGATATTCAAGCTCTCAGTAATCTGCCAATTTTGCGCAATGAGAAAGTGAAGCAAGTTGTTTCTTTAAAAGACCGTTCGCAGGTACTCACCAATTACGCTGTAACGTATGAAGTCTATGACAACGTCGCCTTCATCGATTTAAACGGCAATAATATCTTAGTCTCCCAAGGGGCTAAACTTGGCAATCACAAAAGTGCAGATTACTTTCAATCCGTCCTTGCCACGGGCAAGCGATTTATTTCCCAACCCAGAGTTGCTCCATCTACGGGTAAAACTGTTATTTACCTTGCCGCACCCGTACGAGATTCAGTCACTAATAAAATAATTGGTGTCGTGCGTACCCAAATGCCAGTTCGATTTCTGGACGCTCTGGTTAAGAGCTATGGTGAAAATGACAGAACTTATCATTTAGTCGATAAAGCAGGCAAGGTTTTCGTCACCAATGATGGCACTGAGACTTTAGGCATGGATGCCGCCGAACACCTCACTCCTTTTCCGCAACTGCGCCAGGTTAGAAAAGCTGCACCGACAGAGTCTTACGAACCATTAGAAAAACGATATGTAGTTGGGGGATATGCTCCGTTCGAGGCAACACAAGGATTACCAGATCTAGGTTGGGATGGCTTTATTCTGTCAGACCGAAACGTTGCTTTTGCAGTTAACAATCGCTTGGCGCAAATTTTTGCCTTTGGTACTCTAGCCGCAGCAATTGCAGTAAGCGCGATCGCAGTCTTATTAGTCAACCGATCGCTCCAACCAATTGAGGCAGCAACTAAAACCGTCCAAAAGTTGGGAGCGGGCGATCTGGATGTACGTCTTGCAGTCAAAGGTAGTGACGAATTGGCAATGCTAGGAGCCAATATTAATCAGATGGCTGACCAAATCCAAGACCTATTGGAGAACTTAAAAGGGACTGCTGAAATTAAGCAATTGAAAGAGGCGATCGAACAGGAGAGCCACGTCTTACAATCAGATGTGAGTCATCTACTCGATGCAGTCGCAGCATTGGAGAGCGGAGACTTGACGGTACAAGCACCGGTGAGCGATCGCGCCACTGGACTCGTAGCAGATACCCTCAACCGCCTGATTGAAGAACTGGCTCGAATTATGGCAACGGTATTATCTACTGCCCAACAAGTGACTCAGGGATCGACAGAGCTAGAACAACTAGCAGCAGTAACAGCCCAACAAGCACAGCAACAGGCACACTCAGTTAACGCCGTGCAAGCCTCAGTTGTCACTTTCTCGGATTTGTCCCAACAAACAGCACAACAAGCATTGGCATCAGACCAAGCCGTGCAACAGGCACAAATCGCTGTTACCCAAGGACAGGAGGAAATGGTGAAACTAACCGAAGAAATTAAAGTTCTCCACTCAGGTACGGAACAAATCGTCAAACGCGCCCAAATTTTGACTAACTTCGTCACCTCAGCTGCTCAGTTTGCCAAAGACCAAAAACGAGTTGCTGCCCTAACACGGGTACTTGCGTTAAATGCTTCTATGATTGCCGCTCGTGCCTCTGGACAGCAAGACCCCGACCAATTTGCTAGTGTTGCCCGCGAGTTTGAAACCATCGCGACTCAAGTGAACGATCTTGCCGTACAAACAAACCAAGGTTTGCTAATGTTGCAGCAGCAAGCAGCTCAAATTCAAACTGTAGTGTCTGGGATTAACCAAGACGTGCAAGGCATCAGCCATTCAGTGAATCAATTCGTTGGTAGCGTAGAACAATCGCAGTACGTATTCGAGCTGATTAAAGACGTAACAGATCGCGTGGCTCAGGTAGGACAACAAGTAACAGCATCTAGCCAAGCGATCGCCGCAGAAGCACAAACGACGCTGCGATCGATTGAAGAAATTGCGACGGTAGCTGCTAAGACAGAACAGCAATCTAGTTTCACCCAGGAACAAGCCGGATTAATTGACAACATGGCACGGACGTTATTAGAAAAAGTCAGTTTCTTCCGCATTTCTGAAGAGGTGCAGGGAGCAGGGAGCAGAGAGCAGGGAGCAGTGTAG
- a CDS encoding response regulator: MLEQHSSTAAELDFVDVAELQLQQELRSMFAVDTQTYLQTYINLVQKLQPQTWTADIQETYRCVHTIKGGAVTVGADGILYVSTILEDLLSDLRYLQIAPPLEDGQLSQMLAEAGELLTASLQVEATGEAAIAAVQPSIDRIAFLRQEIQQLYLPEANEQTKLFQEFAEQGFDLVVLDLEMAIEDLPDRGQVPPEVIKIAKQTLQQLIQIGNDLEFEAGWLDLLRYSKALLNRPESDFWRSQWSKYLPLLKDSARQGGKLPAGKGAGSRDELGAEGDKGDKGDKGATTNYQLPITNYQQPTTETNIQVPVPLERLERSSQRLVETLLSARAVQGFYQSLQTQIGQLLSLAQDSVQYLTQLRQVQDDYALLDNLQQQRSSVSTAPVLERYRQGYTIVNRLLEVSLRLSELGAEAATSSRLTADSLQLLDRNVLNLQQTVEESRLIPFKVLGFRAKGILRDLINRFGKPAQLIVQGEHLELDAGTVQHLEPALLHLMRNAYDHALESAADRLALGKPEQGTIILSLRRQGKFYLLSLQDDGGGIDASKISQLAQARGLPLTRTDTPADLLAVLCQSGFSSRSEVSDISGRGVGMDVVATQIASIGGHLNLKTVLGAGTTFQMQVPVPHLLVRCVLVQAGDRNFAIPAEEIVTTTLWSNLSATPSDRDPMSSAPNWFVTQDEASIPCLDLLEYWQPGARANRPLSDTAICLRVRSTFSSTAAERDAWLLADDLLEQSELLIESLPSPLISPIGMMGVTLQTDGTSIAVLEPASLAAHLWMNPTGDGDRTVIPSFDLAEIFTEPPAASRTILVVDDAALVRRRIEASLTANGYTVETCRDGLEAWTWLSSHSVPALLITDIEMPGMDGFTLIDRCRQAGMKLPALVISSRLSEEWSNEAQRVGATDYLTKGFTTPELLSKVGSFVSRM; the protein is encoded by the coding sequence ATGTTGGAACAACATAGCTCCACTGCTGCTGAGTTAGATTTTGTTGACGTAGCCGAGCTGCAATTACAGCAAGAGCTGCGCAGTATGTTTGCTGTTGATACTCAAACTTATCTGCAAACATACATAAATCTCGTCCAAAAGCTTCAGCCTCAAACTTGGACGGCAGATATTCAAGAAACTTATCGCTGCGTCCACACGATCAAGGGTGGAGCCGTGACGGTGGGTGCTGATGGGATTCTTTATGTCTCAACTATTCTAGAGGACTTACTTTCAGACTTGCGCTATCTGCAAATTGCACCTCCGCTAGAAGACGGTCAGCTATCACAAATGCTAGCAGAGGCGGGAGAACTTCTGACTGCAAGTTTGCAAGTTGAGGCAACAGGAGAAGCGGCGATCGCTGCCGTCCAACCTAGCATCGATCGCATCGCATTTCTGCGCCAAGAAATTCAGCAACTCTACTTACCGGAAGCCAACGAACAGACAAAATTATTTCAAGAGTTTGCCGAACAAGGCTTCGATCTCGTCGTGCTGGACTTGGAAATGGCAATAGAAGACCTGCCCGATCGCGGTCAAGTTCCTCCAGAAGTTATCAAAATAGCAAAACAAACGCTTCAGCAACTCATACAAATTGGCAACGATTTAGAATTTGAGGCTGGTTGGTTAGACTTGCTACGTTACAGTAAAGCTTTACTCAACCGCCCCGAATCCGATTTCTGGCGATCGCAATGGTCTAAATATCTCCCCCTGTTAAAAGACAGCGCCAGACAAGGTGGGAAGTTGCCTGCGGGGAAGGGAGCAGGGAGCAGGGACGAGCTGGGAGCAGAAGGGGACAAGGGGGACAAGGGGGACAAGGGAGCAACTACCAATTACCAATTACCAATTACCAATTACCAACAACCAACTACCGAAACAAATATCCAAGTCCCCGTCCCTCTAGAACGCTTGGAGCGATCGTCTCAGCGTTTGGTGGAGACGCTATTATCTGCAAGGGCAGTGCAAGGATTTTATCAATCGTTGCAGACGCAAATCGGACAACTGCTGTCGCTGGCGCAAGATAGCGTGCAATACCTGACGCAGTTACGACAAGTTCAAGACGATTATGCCCTTTTAGACAACTTACAGCAACAGCGCTCTAGTGTGTCAACGGCTCCAGTTTTAGAGCGATATCGTCAAGGTTATACGATTGTCAATCGCCTGCTAGAAGTGAGTTTGCGCTTGTCAGAATTGGGCGCAGAAGCAGCGACAAGTTCGCGGCTAACAGCAGATAGTTTGCAATTGTTAGATCGCAATGTCCTCAACCTCCAACAAACAGTAGAAGAAAGTCGGCTGATCCCGTTTAAGGTTTTGGGTTTTCGGGCGAAAGGTATTCTCCGCGATCTGATCAATCGCTTTGGTAAGCCAGCTCAGTTAATCGTACAGGGGGAACACTTGGAACTCGATGCTGGTACGGTACAACACCTAGAGCCAGCTCTATTACACTTAATGCGTAACGCCTACGACCATGCTTTAGAGTCTGCTGCCGATCGCCTAGCATTAGGGAAACCGGAACAAGGCACGATTATCTTATCGCTACGCCGCCAAGGTAAATTTTACCTGCTATCCTTGCAAGATGACGGAGGTGGCATTGATGCCAGCAAGATTTCCCAACTTGCCCAAGCGCGAGGACTACCCCTGACTCGTACCGATACCCCCGCCGATTTGCTTGCCGTTCTCTGTCAATCTGGCTTTAGCTCTCGCAGCGAAGTGAGTGATATTTCTGGACGCGGGGTAGGGATGGACGTAGTTGCCACCCAAATTGCTAGCATCGGCGGACATCTCAACTTGAAAACGGTACTGGGAGCAGGGACGACTTTTCAGATGCAGGTTCCCGTCCCGCACTTATTAGTACGCTGCGTCTTGGTACAGGCAGGCGATCGCAACTTTGCCATTCCTGCCGAGGAGATCGTCACCACGACTCTTTGGAGTAATTTATCAGCAACGCCCAGCGATCGCGACCCGATGTCTAGCGCTCCTAACTGGTTTGTAACTCAAGATGAAGCTTCAATACCATGTCTTGACTTATTAGAATACTGGCAACCAGGAGCGAGAGCCAACCGTCCGTTGTCAGATACAGCCATTTGCTTGCGGGTGCGTTCTACTTTCTCCTCCACGGCAGCTGAACGAGACGCTTGGTTGCTAGCAGATGACTTGCTAGAACAGTCAGAATTGTTGATCGAGTCTTTACCCAGTCCGTTAATTTCACCTATAGGGATGATGGGGGTAACTTTACAAACTGATGGAACGTCGATCGCGGTTTTAGAACCTGCATCTCTAGCAGCACATCTGTGGATGAATCCCACTGGAGATGGCGATCGAACTGTCATTCCTAGCTTCGATCTAGCAGAAATATTTACCGAGCCTCCTGCTGCTAGTCGTACTATTCTCGTTGTTGATGACGCAGCGCTGGTGAGGCGGCGAATTGAAGCAAGTTTGACTGCAAACGGTTACACAGTTGAGACTTGTCGCGACGGTTTAGAAGCATGGACTTGGCTCTCTAGCCATTCCGTACCAGCTTTGTTAATTACCGATATTGAGATGCCAGGGATGGACGGTTTCACCCTGATCGATCGCTGTCGGCAAGCAGGCATGAAATTACCTGCTCTTGTCATTTCTTCCCGTTTATCAGAAGAGTGGAGCAACGAAGCGCAGCGCGTCGGTGCAACAGATTACCTCACCAAAGGATTTACGACCCCTGAATTGTTGAGTAAAGTAGGCTCTTTTGTAAGTCGTATGTAA
- a CDS encoding ribonuclease H-like domain-containing protein: MVGEDFQICDRDLSHEALAQFMDATAIAVDTETMGLLVHRDRLCLVQLCDNRGRVAVVRIAKGQTDAPNLKQLLEADIEKIFHFARFDLATLKHHLGIQVAPIFCTKIASKLVRTYTNRHSLKELVQELELVELDKSAQSSDWGNAANLSEEQLRYAANDVRYLISLRQKLTEMLKREERWELAQTCFQTLPTIVALDLLQFKDLFEH, encoded by the coding sequence ATGGTAGGGGAAGATTTTCAGATTTGCGATCGCGACTTGAGCCATGAGGCTTTGGCTCAATTCATGGATGCTACGGCAATTGCAGTAGATACGGAAACAATGGGTTTGCTCGTCCACCGCGATCGCCTTTGTTTGGTACAGTTGTGCGATAATCGGGGCAGAGTTGCGGTTGTCCGCATTGCCAAAGGACAAACGGACGCACCTAATTTAAAACAATTATTAGAAGCAGATATCGAGAAAATTTTTCATTTTGCACGGTTCGATCTTGCCACCCTAAAACATCATCTCGGTATTCAAGTCGCACCGATTTTTTGTACAAAAATTGCTAGTAAATTAGTGCGGACATACACAAATCGCCACAGTTTGAAAGAATTAGTCCAAGAATTAGAACTGGTAGAACTTGATAAAAGCGCTCAAAGTTCCGACTGGGGAAATGCAGCCAATTTATCTGAAGAACAACTCCGCTATGCCGCTAATGATGTCCGCTATTTAATCTCATTGCGGCAAAAACTCACAGAAATGCTCAAACGAGAAGAACGCTGGGAACTCGCGCAAACCTGTTTTCAAACTTTGCCAACCATTGTTGCGCTTGATTTGTTGCAATTCAAAGATTTATTCGAGCATTAA
- a CDS encoding peptidoglycan recognition protein family protein has product MEIRVWKTRALLIFVLSLCVAVAFALFPQTPELQQIDASVLPAVPVSYEETVVPAPEAPQQQKPQKVDNSSQESRVANATTATRYKPRYQIAWAHPLNYGDRFATDIYGKPVYNQPIIVLHETVYSAASAINTFRTPHQQDDKQVSYHTLIGLDGTVIYIVPPEKRAFGAANSVFIGSNGAETVKTHPNLASSVNNFAYHVSLETPVDGRDRDRRHSGYTQAQYKSLAWLIAQSKVPDARITTHKAVDRSGSRSDPRSFDRRKFLSLLHAYRGISRKS; this is encoded by the coding sequence ATGGAAATCAGGGTTTGGAAAACGAGAGCTTTACTAATATTTGTTCTATCTTTATGCGTTGCTGTAGCATTTGCTCTATTTCCTCAAACACCAGAGTTACAACAAATAGATGCATCTGTTTTACCTGCTGTCCCTGTATCCTACGAAGAGACAGTTGTGCCTGCGCCTGAAGCTCCACAGCAACAAAAGCCACAAAAGGTTGACAATTCTTCCCAAGAGTCACGGGTAGCTAATGCTACTACTGCTACTAGATATAAACCAAGATATCAGATTGCCTGGGCGCATCCGCTCAATTATGGCGATCGCTTCGCCACAGATATTTACGGCAAACCAGTCTACAACCAACCAATTATCGTTTTGCACGAGACTGTTTACTCCGCCGCTTCTGCAATCAATACCTTCCGAACTCCACACCAGCAAGACGATAAACAAGTTAGCTACCATACCCTAATTGGGTTAGATGGTACGGTAATATACATAGTCCCGCCAGAAAAACGAGCTTTTGGAGCAGCAAATTCTGTTTTTATAGGTAGTAATGGAGCTGAAACCGTCAAAACTCATCCCAACCTTGCATCTTCAGTCAATAACTTTGCCTACCATGTCTCGCTAGAAACTCCAGTAGACGGACGCGATCGCGATCGCCGTCACAGTGGTTATACTCAAGCTCAATATAAATCTCTCGCTTGGTTAATTGCTCAAAGTAAAGTTCCTGATGCAAGAATTACTACTCATAAAGCAGTCGATCGCTCTGGTAGTAGAAGCGATCCGCGCTCTTTCGATCGCCGGAAGTTTCTCAGTTTGTTGCACGCTTATAGAGGAATAAGTCGTAAGTCGTAA
- a CDS encoding translation initiation factor, which translates to MSTEKRKSSNSNKQEKVVYREFGGDNSAATERAVPDLPPSQQNLRVQSSRAGRKGKTVTVITGFQAKPETLTALLKQLKSQCGAGGTVKENEIEIQGDHKQKLLQVLTQIGYKVKISGG; encoded by the coding sequence ATGTCAACCGAAAAGCGTAAATCGTCTAATTCTAACAAACAAGAAAAAGTCGTCTACCGTGAATTTGGTGGCGACAACTCGGCGGCTACAGAAAGAGCTGTTCCAGACTTACCACCCTCTCAGCAAAACCTGCGCGTCCAATCTTCTCGCGCTGGACGTAAGGGAAAGACTGTCACGGTCATCACTGGTTTTCAAGCCAAGCCAGAAACTCTAACAGCATTGCTCAAACAGCTCAAATCTCAGTGTGGTGCTGGCGGTACGGTGAAAGAAAATGAAATTGAAATTCAAGGCGACCACAAGCAAAAATTATTGCAAGTTTTGACTCAAATCGGTTACAAAGTCAAGATTAGTGGCGGCTGA
- a CDS encoding YqaE/Pmp3 family membrane protein, translating to MDIIRLLCAIFLPPLGVFLQVGLGIDFWINVLLTLLGYVPGIVHAVWIILSKK from the coding sequence ATGGACATTATTCGTTTGCTGTGTGCCATTTTTTTACCACCACTAGGCGTTTTTTTACAAGTGGGTTTGGGAATTGATTTTTGGATTAATGTTCTGTTAACGCTACTGGGATACGTTCCTGGTATTGTTCATGCTGTTTGGATCATTCTTTCTAAGAAGTAG
- the cobO gene encoding cob(I)yrinic acid a,c-diamide adenosyltransferase, translated as MPTNSQSDRSLETTSDVAVTESSSLTAEQYRQKMQRRQQVQHDRVAKASKEKGLIIVNTGNGKGKTTAALGMVLRSLGHGYRVAIVQFIKGAWEPAEKAIFSQFGDRLEFHAMGEGFTWETQDRDRDIQNAKAAWQQGLAYILNSDFNLVLLDEINVALKLGYLEIGEILTGLEQKPVNSHVILTGRGAPVALIEKADLVTEMTLVKHPFREQGVKAQPGIEY; from the coding sequence ATGCCAACTAACTCTCAATCCGATCGCAGCTTAGAAACCACCAGCGATGTCGCCGTCACAGAATCATCCTCGCTGACAGCAGAACAGTATCGCCAAAAAATGCAGCGCCGCCAACAGGTACAACACGATCGCGTTGCGAAAGCCTCAAAAGAAAAAGGCTTAATTATTGTCAATACGGGTAACGGTAAAGGGAAAACCACAGCAGCTCTAGGTATGGTACTGCGATCGCTCGGTCATGGCTATCGAGTGGCGATCGTGCAATTTATTAAAGGTGCTTGGGAACCTGCGGAAAAAGCTATTTTCAGTCAGTTTGGCGATCGCTTAGAATTTCATGCTATGGGAGAGGGTTTTACTTGGGAAACCCAAGATCGCGATCGCGATATCCAAAATGCTAAGGCAGCGTGGCAACAAGGATTAGCATACATCCTCAACTCAGATTTTAATCTAGTGTTATTAGATGAAATTAACGTAGCACTTAAACTTGGATATTTAGAAATAGGAGAAATCTTAACTGGATTGGAGCAAAAGCCAGTCAATAGTCATGTTATTTTAACGGGAAGAGGCGCACCCGTCGCGTTAATCGAAAAAGCAGATCTTGTCACAGAAATGACTTTAGTTAAACACCCATTTCGCGAACAAGGTGTCAAAGCTCAACCAGGAATTGAATATTAG
- a CDS encoding histone deacetylase family protein, with amino-acid sequence MDLPLVYHPDYVVPLPDTHRFPMPKFQLLYELLIADGVAYPEQFQIPERPPQAWIELVHLPEYVQAYCTGTLDAKAQRRIGLPWSPALANRTCVAVGGTVLTAKLALECGLACNTAGGTHHAFPSYGSGFCIFNDLAIATRVLQELNLVRKVLIVDLDVHQGDGTAFIFQNDPSVFTFSMHCEINFPGTKQKSDLDVPLPEGMEDDEYLQTLAQYLPDLLSRIQPDLVLYDAGVDPHIGDRLGKLALTNTGLFRRDMQVLSTCVAAGYPVACVIGGGYAEDMTSLVYRHSLVHRAASEVFHQYRL; translated from the coding sequence ATGGATTTACCCCTGGTCTACCATCCCGATTACGTCGTTCCCTTACCCGATACTCATCGCTTTCCCATGCCGAAGTTTCAGTTGCTTTACGAGTTACTGATAGCTGATGGCGTAGCGTATCCAGAACAATTTCAGATTCCCGAACGTCCGCCGCAGGCTTGGATTGAGTTGGTACACCTACCAGAATACGTCCAGGCTTATTGTACCGGGACGCTAGATGCTAAAGCACAGAGGCGCATTGGATTACCTTGGAGTCCAGCTTTAGCCAACCGTACTTGTGTTGCAGTCGGAGGAACTGTTTTAACCGCCAAGTTAGCGTTAGAGTGCGGATTAGCTTGCAATACAGCAGGAGGAACCCATCATGCTTTTCCCAGTTATGGTTCTGGTTTCTGTATTTTTAACGATTTAGCGATCGCCACTCGCGTATTACAAGAATTAAATCTCGTCCGCAAAGTTTTGATTGTAGATTTAGACGTACATCAAGGAGATGGCACTGCTTTTATTTTTCAAAATGACCCCAGCGTGTTTACGTTCTCGATGCATTGCGAAATTAATTTTCCTGGGACAAAACAGAAAAGCGATTTAGACGTGCCTTTACCCGAAGGCATGGAAGACGATGAATATTTGCAAACGCTAGCTCAATATCTACCAGATTTACTATCAAGGATTCAGCCAGATTTAGTATTATACGATGCCGGAGTCGATCCGCATATAGGCGATCGCTTGGGGAAATTAGCTTTAACGAATACCGGTTTATTTCGCCGCGACATGCAAGTTTTGAGTACCTGCGTTGCGGCTGGCTATCCTGTTGCCTGCGTCATTGGTGGCGGGTATGCAGAAGATATGACATCTCTCGTTTACCGTCATTCCCTCGTCCATCGCGCCGCTAGCGAGGTTTTTCATCAATATCGGTTGTGA
- a CDS encoding glutathione S-transferase family protein, with the protein MSADNQNVTATKPKQKGKSLPPKLIIWLGKFVWTTLWQLMMSQLAPRGKSGEYLRPSSQFRDSIGIDSPYPPATGRYQLFVGLSCPWAHRTLVVRSLKGLEDAISVAIATPDPIQGGWVLPHQEEGCRSLAELYQLAKSGYQGRCTVPVLWDKQTKAIVNNESAEIIVILNNAFNEFAQYPELELYPEDLREKIDWWNEKIYHAVNNGVYRCGLAQTQAAYLEACNELFATLDEIDAVLANSRYLCGDCVTLADIRLFTTLFRFDIAYYGIFKCNRRRIQDYQHLGSYLRDLYQLPGVADTCDLESVKQDYYGNLFPLNPGGIIPAGPDMSSLLVPHGRENIGKSTANS; encoded by the coding sequence ATGAGTGCTGATAACCAAAATGTAACTGCTACCAAACCCAAGCAGAAGGGGAAATCTCTACCACCCAAGTTAATTATCTGGTTGGGCAAATTTGTTTGGACGACACTTTGGCAGTTGATGATGTCGCAGCTTGCACCCCGTGGTAAATCGGGGGAATATCTTCGTCCTAGCAGTCAGTTTCGCGACTCTATTGGTATAGACAGTCCTTACCCACCAGCAACAGGACGCTACCAACTTTTCGTCGGACTTAGTTGCCCTTGGGCGCACAGAACGCTCGTGGTACGATCGCTCAAGGGTTTAGAAGATGCCATCTCAGTTGCGATCGCCACACCCGATCCAATTCAAGGCGGTTGGGTACTACCTCACCAAGAAGAAGGCTGTCGCAGCCTAGCAGAGTTGTATCAGTTGGCGAAATCAGGATATCAAGGACGCTGTACGGTTCCCGTCTTATGGGATAAACAAACAAAGGCGATCGTCAATAATGAGAGTGCAGAAATTATTGTCATCTTAAATAATGCCTTTAACGAGTTTGCCCAGTATCCAGAATTAGAGCTTTATCCTGAAGATTTGCGAGAAAAGATTGATTGGTGGAATGAAAAAATTTACCATGCTGTCAATAATGGGGTATACCGCTGCGGTTTAGCTCAGACACAAGCGGCATACTTAGAAGCTTGCAACGAATTATTTGCGACTCTGGACGAAATTGATGCGGTCTTGGCAAACAGTCGGTATCTATGTGGCGATTGCGTAACTCTAGCAGACATCCGGCTATTCACCACTCTATTTCGGTTTGATATCGCCTACTACGGCATATTTAAATGCAACCGCCGCCGCATTCAAGACTATCAACACTTAGGATCGTATCTGCGCGATTTGTATCAATTACCTGGGGTGGCTGATACTTGCGATTTAGAAAGTGTCAAGCAAGATTACTACGGCAATCTATTTCCCTTAAATCCTGGTGGGATTATTCCCGCAGGTCCAGATATGTCAAGCTTACTTGTACCGCATGGGAGAGAAAATATAGGGAAGTCAACTGCTAATAGCTAA